The region GCAGCATGTCTGCCCAACAGTTCTCTGTGCCACATATGCCCCCTAGGCAGCATTCCTCTCTTGGTCATGGAATGCCTCCTATGCATCCTTCGCAGTCACCAGGGAATCTGAGCCAAGGGGTTGACAGTTTTCTTGCAAAAACTTCTGTTGCAGAAGCTACTCAGGCACAAAATGCCAGACAACTTAATCGGTCTCCTCAATCCGTACCTCCATCTAATGAATCCGTAACTCCATCTAATGAAGGGGATTTGTGCAATCCATCAACATCTCAGGGGGGAACCAGTTCACAGATGAGACAATTGCACACTGGTTTTACCAAGCAGCAGTTGCATGTACTTAAAGCACAGATACTTGCATTTAGGCGTCTGAAGGTTAGATCATATTTCTACTCCCTCCTATAGTTTGCTCTGGATTGTTTTTACAAAACTGGTTATGACTATCTGTTCATATTTCATTCTGATAGTTTCTAGATACTTACACTGACGTATCAAGTTCTCTCTTTGCTTTATTAGCAAAAAGGCGATGTAACTTTGCCACGTGAACTGCTCCAAGCTATTGCTCCTCCACCACTTGATTTACAGATGCAACAGCTGCTTCCACTTCCCACAAATGCTGGCAAGGACAAACTAGCAGGAGAAACTGTAGAGGAGCACACCAAACATGTGGAGTACAGTGAGAAAGGGGCCGGGGCTGCAAAATCAGTAGCTGGAGTAGTTAATATGAAAACAGAAGGTCCAGGAGATGATAGGGCTGCTGCTGCCGCAACTGCGACAATTCAGAACTCTGTTGTTGCAGCAAAGCAGAAGAGGTTTGTGGGTCCTCCTGGAAAAGAAGAGCCACAGCATATTGGTAGTTCTGGGAAATGCGAACAAGAGTCTGAACCGGGCAATCAGAAAACACCTGTCAGGATTGATGTTGCTGCCGACAGGGGTAAAGGAATTGCCTCACAGTCAAATGCTTCAGATCCAGTGCAGGTTAAGAAACCCATTCAAGCAAGTAATACATCCCAACCTAAGGATTCTAGTTCAACACGAAAATATCATGGGCCGTTATTTGATTTCCCTGTTTTCACCAGGAAACATGAGACCCTTGGATCCTCTATGATGAACAACAATAGTAACTTGATTTTAGCTTATGATATTAAAGATCTTTTTGCTGATGAAGGTGGAGAGACCCACAAAAGGAAAAGGGCTGAAAAAATCGggaaaattgataaaatactTGCTGTGAACTTAGAGAGGAAGAGAATTAGACCAGATCTTGTTATTCGGCTACAAATTGCATCAAAGAAACTTCAGCTTGTTGAGTGCCAGGCACGCCTGAGGGATGAGATTGAGCAACAGCAACAAGAAATAATGGCGATGCCTGATAGACCATATAGGAAATTCGTTCGACTGTGTGAACGTCAGCGTCAGGAGCTTAACCGGCAATCACAGGCTAATCAGAAGGCAACTAGGGAGAAGCAACTAAAATCCATATTCCATTGGCGCAAAAAGCTTCTCGAGGCACATTGGGCTTCCCGTGATGCTCGAACTGCCCGCAATAGAGGAGTGCATAAATATCATGAAAAGATGTTGAGAGAGTTCTCCAAAATGAAGGATGATGATCGTAATAAAAGAATGGAAGCCTTGAAAAATAATGATGTGGAAAGATATAGAGAGATGCTTCTGGAACAACAAACTAACTTACCTGGGGAGGCTGCAGAAAGATATGCTGTTCTCTCATCATTTTTAAGTCAAACTGAGGAGTATCTTCACAAATTGGGCAGTAAAATAACAGCCACTAAAAATCAGCAGGAGGTCGAGGAGGCAGCTAATGCTGCTGCCACCGCTGCACGTGCCCATGTATTATCTCTATTCTTCTCTCCCCTGCTCTTCCGTACTAAGCATATAAAATGACCAATGTAGTATCATCTCCAATTCGAAAACATCAAGTAAAAAAGTAACTGCTCTGTGTTTGCTAAGCGTAAAACTCAAATGATCATTTGATAAGTTTCTCTAAGAAATTGACTTCAAATGAGAAATCAAGATGTCTGATGCTTAAATATGACAGTTCACATCAGCTATGCATTTACGAGAATGAAATACTCACACTTCTTTACTAATTATCTTTGGAAAAGTGGGAAGATGTTACCAGAAATATATGTAGCATCATCAATCTTGTATAGAATACACCAACCTGTTTTCACTATGCCTTTCTTACTCCATAATGGTTCTTTATGAAGTTCTTTCAGTTATAATTGAACAAAATGATGCTTTCCCTACTGAAGAGCAAGGACAATAGGATTTGGTGTCTCATTGACTTGTATCTCTTAATGTCTTCTTTTAGCCCCTATGTTCCTGAAATGAATGTATTTTATCGTATATTTATGTCTGTTATTTGCTAATTTGtggcttcagatacttcagtaTTCTCATTTATGTCTTCTGGATACAAGGGTCTCTCGGAAGAAGAAGTAAGAGCCGCTGCTGCCTGTGCGAGAGATGAAGTCATGATAAGGAACCGGTTTTCTGAGATGAATGCACCAAGAGATAGTCAGTCTGTTAACAAGTATGCCACagctagtttatttttatttcatttctcatAATATATGGATGCCATTAGAGAGCAAATATGgatcaaatatttttaatttcatcctGAATTATTACGATATACTTAATGTTTCTATAATACATATTGGATAGACCATGTGGGTGCCGTCTGTATCTTTCCTGTCATACTTAAATTAGATTTTAGCATAAAATCTTCTTTTTCCCCTTTTCGTGGTTTCTACCAGGTACTACAACCTTGCACATGCTGTGAATGAAAGGGTCATAAGGCAGCCTTCAATGCTACGAGCTGGAACTCTACGAGACTATCAACTTGTTAGTTCCGGTTTAGTTTGAACTGTGTGATTGACCCTTAATTGATCAGCTCTACGTGTTAGTTTCTCTGCACATTGCCAGTAGTTATTGACCTAGATCTACTCAATTATGCAGGTTGGTTTGCAGTGGATGCTATCATTAtacaataacaaaataaatggCATTTTAGCAGATGAGATGGGTCTGGGCAAAACTGTGCAGGTGAGACAGTTCTGATTAATATTTATTCAAAAGTTTGGGTCTCCTTATGCCTAAAGAGTTGCCATGTCTTCTACACATGATATTACCTGAGTTTTGAAAGCTTATAACCTGAAAAGGAGCTGAGTTGAGCTGATGAGTAGGACTGCACTGCTGGAGGCTCAAGCTCAATTTATTTCTCTTACCTAGGCTCAAGCTTGGTTCAAGCTCAATTTCAAGCTTTTATAGTTTAGTTGTGTTGGGTTTGTGAATGACCCATTTATTAACCAAAATGAGGCTTGCTTGAGCTTGTCTCGGAAGCATTATAGCATATGATCAAGTTCTAGCTCTAGATGGAAATGAGTTTTATTAAGTTTTAGCatacaaaatggaaaaaaaccCAATTGAGTTTCGTTTAGTTTGAACTTCTGGACAAGTGGACATGCTCGGAAGCATATAAACTAATTGAACTTGAGCTCTGTAAGAGGCTGACAAACATCAATACTGAAAAACAAAAGATTGAATACTCCGGGGCTCTAGCTTGTCTTGGATTTTTTTCGAGCTTGAAATTGGCTCATTCTTGGTCGTTTGGTTGAGGATTATTTATAATAGTAGAATTTTTTCCCTGAATCAAGATACATGAATCTCATTTATTTCCCTTAAAACTTCCTTATGCCCTTTAAACAAACAGCCTTACTTATTTGTGTTTGTGAAATTTCATTTGTGCTTATATTTGAGATTTTGCTCAAATTTTTGCGCAGGTGATGGCCTTGATTGCTCATTTGATGGAATTCAAAGGAAATTATGGCCCTCATCTTATTATTGTTCCCAATGCTGTGCTTGTCAACTGGAAGGTAAGAGTTTCATTGTAGCACCTGTTTGAATTCTTATAAGTATATAACTTAAACATCTCTGGTTTTTGTCTTAGAGTGAATTGCATAATTGGCTTCCGAGTGTTTCCTGTATATATTATGTTGGTGGGAAAGACCAAAGGGCGAAATTATTTTCTCAAGTAAGAAGAGAAGAATTTCATAGTTAAACTCTTTGCTTCATAATATTCTTCTATGTTATCAATTCTGTTTGTTTCATCTACTGTGTAGGAAGTGCTAGCCATGAAGTTTAATGTGCTTGTAACAACCTATGAGTTCATCATGTATGATCGTTCAAAACTTTCAAAAATCGAttggaaatatattataattgatGAAGCACAACGGATGAAGGACAGAGAGTCTGTATTAGCTCGTGACCTTGATAGGTATCGCTGCCAAAGGCGTTTGCTTCTTACAGGGACACCATTGCAGGTATGATTTTGTTATGATTGGATATATGTTTTATGGACTAGAAGTTATTTTCTTGAGTTTTGTATTAATTCAAATAATTCATTCTATTTAACTGCCCCATACATTCTTTTCTGATTATACTTCATCGGgaaagtattattttttgacTGGACATGGAGTTTTAGAAAAGATGAAGGGGTGACATTCTTGATTACTTTTGTCGTATTGGCCGTCAAAGTAGTAGTTAAGTTGATATTGTTAGGACTCTTAGGTAGGACAATTTTATCTGGAAATTTCCTTAAGAAAATGAAGTGTTAACTTGGGATAGAAGGGTGTGATTCAATTCCATTATGTTGACAATAAATCTCATTGAACTGTAGCATCTATAGGATTGATCTGCTGCAGAATTAGCATATACGCAATTATGATGTGAGACTGCGAGTACTAGTCAACTTTTGTTGATATCAAATACTTAAATAGTGGTGCTCAGAGCAGCCATAACTTGTAGTACTCCTTTATCACAACAAAACTAAAACATGTTTCTTACATCTTCTAACCTTGTATTAATCTTTTCTTGCACTTTATCAGAATGATCTTAAAGAGCTTTGGTCTCTTTTAAACCTACTGCTCCCAGAAGTCTTTGATAATAGAAAAGCATTTCATGATTGGTTCTCTCAACCATTTCAAAAAGAAGGGCCTGCACATGAAGATGACTGGCTCGAGACAGAGAAGAAGGTGATAATTATCCATAGACTACATCAAATATTGGAACCTTTCATGCTTCGGCGGCGTGTTGAAGATGtagaaggatcacttcctccAAAGGTATGTTGTTACTATTCTAATGTCATATTGTTACAAAATTGTTTCtgaataaatttgaaaatgcaGGTCTCGATTGTTTTGAAATGTCGAATGTCTGCAATACAGGGTGCCATTTATGATTGGATTAAATCAACTGGTACTCTTAGGGTTGACCCTGAAGATGAATATCGCAAGTGTCAGAAGAATCAAAATTATCAGGCTAAAACTTACAAAACTTTAAACAATAGATGCATGGAGCTAAGAAAAGCTTGCAACCATCCATTGCTAAACTATCCATATTTCAGTGACTTCTCAAAGGATTTTCTTGTGAGGTCTTGTGGAAAGTTGTGGGTTCTGGATAGAGTTTTGATGAAGCTTCAGAGAACGGGACATAGGGTACTGCTCTTTAGTACCATGACCAAACTTCTTGATATAATGGAGGAATATTTGCAGTGGCGAAGGCTTGTTTTCAGAAGAATTGATGGGATGACTAGCTTGGAAGACCGCGAAAGTGCTATTGTGGAGTTTAATCGCCCAGGCACTGATTGTTTTATCTTCTTACTTAGCATTCGTGCTGCTGGACGGGGTCTCAATCTTCAGTCTGCTGACACAGTGATTATATATGATCCGGATCCAAACCCAAAAAATGAGGAACAGGCTGTTGCTCGTGCCCACCGTATTGGGCAGACGAGGGAGGTGAAAGTCATTTACATGGAAGCTGTGGTCGACAAAATATCCAGTCATCAGAAAGAGGACGAGTTCAGGAGTGGTGGAGTAGTTGATTCAGATGATGACCTTGCCGGCAAGGACCGGTATGTGGGTTCAATTGAGAGCTTGATTCGGAATAATATTCAACAGTATAAGATTGACATGGCTGATGAAGTTATAAATGCTGGGCGGTTTGACCAGAGGACTACACATGAAGAGAGACGACTAACTTTAGAAACACTGTTGCATGATGAAGAAAGATACCAAGAAACAGTTCACGACGTTCCTTCTCTTCACGAGGTAAACCGTATGATTGCTCGGAGTGAGGAGGAAGTAGAGCTCTTTGATCAAATGGATGAAGAACTTGACTGGGCAGAGGACATGACTCGATATGATCAGGTCCCTGATTGGCTTCGTGCTAATACACAAGAAGTAAATACCACAATTGCTAATTTATCAAAGAAGCCATCAAAGAATGCTTTATATGGTGGGATGCGACCTCCTGTTGAAGTGGCTTCTGAGATTTCGGAGAGGAGGAGAGGGCGGCCTAAGGGAAAGACTCCTATTTATACTGAATTAGATGATGAAAATGGAGAATTTTCTGAAGCAAGCTCCAATGATAGAAATGAATACTCTgttcaagaagaagaagatggagaCATTGGGGAGTCTGAAGATGATGAATCCACTGAAGCGCCTATAGTTAATAAAGATCAATCAGAAGAAGATGCTCCTGTTTCTGCTGATGGATATGAATACCAAAGAGCTTTGGATAATGTCAGAAACAATAGCATACTTGAAGAAGCAGGCTCTTCTGGGTCCTCTTCACACAGTAGGAAGTTAATGCGCATGGTCTCACCTTCCGTGTCTTCTCAAAAGTTTGGATCACTTTCTGCATTAGATGGCAGGTCCGGCTCCCAATCAAAGAAATTGGTATGTCTCACAGTTGCTTTATAATTCGTATAATGCTATTGATTCTCTACATTGTTACCTTACTTgctttttattctaattttccAGACAGATGACTTAGAAGAAGGAGAGATTGCCATATCTGGAGATTCTCCTATGAACCAGCAGCATTCAGGTAGCTGGATCCAAGATCGTGATGAAGGTGAAGCTGAACAGGTCTTGCAACCCAAGATAAAACGAAAACGGAGTATTCGGCTTCGCCCGCGGTCTGCTAGGGCAGAAGAGAAGCTTAGTGACAAGTTATCTCTTCGTCGTGGTGATCCTACTGTGTTACCACTACAGGTAGATAATAAATACAAGACTCAAGCAAGTGATGACCGTGCCCGTAAAGTTCTTGGAGATTCTAGTTGTATTAAATCAGAGAAAATTGATTCATCTATCAAGAGCAAAAGAAATCTACCATCAAGGAGAAATACAGCTAATGTGCAAAGTGCTCTTAAATCTGGGAGAGTGAACTATGAGTCTGCTCTTGCAGATGATGCCTCCGAACACCTCACAGTAAACTTGGACACTAAAGTTGCCAAGGGGCCTAAAACTAGTGGCCCTAAGATGTCGGAGGTCATCCTGAGAAAGGTATGCTTCTcttattgtttgtatttttgtatCAATCAATTTGATACTGGTTCTTATCTACACTACATAGAAAGAAATATTTGCTTATTTGCATTTTAGCAATGATTGTGATCCAGGCAAACCGGAGTAGGGAAATGTAATTTGATCACTTTGTTTATCGTGTAAAGTTGAGCCACTTGCTTAGGCAGTTGCAAGTTCTTGTCCTGCATCCTCCTTTCTTCCCCACCGCACACACACTCACTTTTGATATAATTTCCTCTTCCAGCTGGCTGTTACTGAAATATAGGATTTATTTAACATGATTTTGTTACAGTGCAAGACTGTTATAGGCAAGCTTCAGAGAAGAATAGATTATGAAGGTCATCAAATAATACCACAGCTAACTGAACTGTGGAAAAGAAATGATTACGCCAGTGGGGATGAAGATAGCCTTTTGGATTTGAGAAAGATTCATAACCGTCTTGACAGATATGAGTACAGTGGAGTCATGGGGCTTGTTTCTGACGTGCAGCTTATGTTGCAGTCTAGCATGCAGTTTTTTGGTTTTTCATATGAGGTATGATTTTCTTCTGTGAATCCTTCCTTGTCAATGTATTCTTCGCGAAATCTCCATGTTCATACTCGACTCAGCAGCAATTCCAATAGTTACAATGTAGTATTAATACTTATGTCCCTAGGGAGCTTTTGTTAACATGGTGGTGTGAAGATGGTTTTGGCTTATTTTCCTGTACAGGTTATCTGAGTGATCTCTGAATCTTACTTTTTTGGTACAACTTCATAAGATTAAGTTATAGATACAGGTCATGAGTCCAAGTCCTTCTGCAGTTGTAAATTCTAG is a window of Salvia splendens isolate huo1 chromosome 3, SspV2, whole genome shotgun sequence DNA encoding:
- the LOC121795226 gene encoding ATP-dependent helicase BRM-like, which encodes MQSGGGPQQGGGGGHGRSNAASASASPSSSSSAASAFDQQQQQRQFLRRPEGNDAILSYQAGTIQGTPGTTNFSAASGSTQLPQQPRKFIDLGQQHGSPNNPDQSHNRSQGVEQLMLNPIQQAYLQYAFQSAQQKPTLGMQSQQQVRPAMLGSLGKDQEMRMANMKMQELVSMQAANQSQGSSSKKPSEQVVQSDKHADNKHRPMPDQRSESKLNPTPLGGQGIQPAPMQAPQSQQNIMNMPNNQIAMAAQMQAMQALALEHNIDLSHPANANVVAQLIPLMHSMMAAQQKANENSTGIPSVSFGKQHVTSPSVGNEGSPHGNSSSDVSGQSGSSKVKQAVSPSTLGVSSNAALTNNCSSMSAQQFSVPHMPPRQHSSLGHGMPPMHPSQSPGNLSQGVDSFLAKTSVAEATQAQNARQLNRSPQSVPPSNESVTPSNEGDLCNPSTSQGGTSSQMRQLHTGFTKQQLHVLKAQILAFRRLKQKGDVTLPRELLQAIAPPPLDLQMQQLLPLPTNAGKDKLAGETVEEHTKHVEYSEKGAGAAKSVAGVVNMKTEGPGDDRAAAAATATIQNSVVAAKQKRFVGPPGKEEPQHIGSSGKCEQESEPGNQKTPVRIDVAADRGKGIASQSNASDPVQVKKPIQASNTSQPKDSSSTRKYHGPLFDFPVFTRKHETLGSSMMNNNSNLILAYDIKDLFADEGGETHKRKRAEKIGKIDKILAVNLERKRIRPDLVIRLQIASKKLQLVECQARLRDEIEQQQQEIMAMPDRPYRKFVRLCERQRQELNRQSQANQKATREKQLKSIFHWRKKLLEAHWASRDARTARNRGVHKYHEKMLREFSKMKDDDRNKRMEALKNNDVERYREMLLEQQTNLPGEAAERYAVLSSFLSQTEEYLHKLGSKITATKNQQEVEEAANAAATAARAHGLSEEEVRAAAACARDEVMIRNRFSEMNAPRDSQSVNKYYNLAHAVNERVIRQPSMLRAGTLRDYQLVGLQWMLSLYNNKINGILADEMGLGKTVQVMALIAHLMEFKGNYGPHLIIVPNAVLVNWKSELHNWLPSVSCIYYVGGKDQRAKLFSQEVLAMKFNVLVTTYEFIMYDRSKLSKIDWKYIIIDEAQRMKDRESVLARDLDRYRCQRRLLLTGTPLQNDLKELWSLLNLLLPEVFDNRKAFHDWFSQPFQKEGPAHEDDWLETEKKVIIIHRLHQILEPFMLRRRVEDVEGSLPPKVSIVLKCRMSAIQGAIYDWIKSTGTLRVDPEDEYRKCQKNQNYQAKTYKTLNNRCMELRKACNHPLLNYPYFSDFSKDFLVRSCGKLWVLDRVLMKLQRTGHRVLLFSTMTKLLDIMEEYLQWRRLVFRRIDGMTSLEDRESAIVEFNRPGTDCFIFLLSIRAAGRGLNLQSADTVIIYDPDPNPKNEEQAVARAHRIGQTREVKVIYMEAVVDKISSHQKEDEFRSGGVVDSDDDLAGKDRYVGSIESLIRNNIQQYKIDMADEVINAGRFDQRTTHEERRLTLETLLHDEERYQETVHDVPSLHEVNRMIARSEEEVELFDQMDEELDWAEDMTRYDQVPDWLRANTQEVNTTIANLSKKPSKNALYGGMRPPVEVASEISERRRGRPKGKTPIYTELDDENGEFSEASSNDRNEYSVQEEEDGDIGESEDDESTEAPIVNKDQSEEDAPVSADGYEYQRALDNVRNNSILEEAGSSGSSSHSRKLMRMVSPSVSSQKFGSLSALDGRSGSQSKKLTDDLEEGEIAISGDSPMNQQHSGSWIQDRDEGEAEQVLQPKIKRKRSIRLRPRSARAEEKLSDKLSLRRGDPTVLPLQVDNKYKTQASDDRARKVLGDSSCIKSEKIDSSIKSKRNLPSRRNTANVQSALKSGRVNYESALADDASEHLTVNLDTKVAKGPKTSGPKMSEVILRKCKTVIGKLQRRIDYEGHQIIPQLTELWKRNDYASGDEDSLLDLRKIHNRLDRYEYSGVMGLVSDVQLMLQSSMQFFGFSYEVRSEAKKVHDLFFDIIAVAFSDTDFREARSSMSFTAPVSMPATCPSSRQLPASQGKRQKLLKEVDSENAPFLKPQTRLPIHAGESSKFRNSMPHKESRLGNSSSRDLGQPDDTYPFTHPGDLVICKKKRKDREKSAAKSGNGSAGPLSPTGIGRGMKSPGSISGARDIGLSQHGWGPLSPQQGNSSVGWANPVKKMRTDAGRRRPSHL